A genomic region of Desulfosarcina ovata subsp. ovata contains the following coding sequences:
- a CDS encoding DNA alkylation repair protein, with translation MNAAPKRPRIGVGVIVIRNGRVLLGKRKNSHGAGTWQFPGGHLEYGESIEACARRELHEETGLSISRLRMGPFTNDIFEKEQKHYVTLFVIAEGTEGDPEVKEPHKCECWEWFRWSAMPTPHFLPITNLLKQNFSIADAEDPAAAITAEMTAMASADQATQLQRFFKTGPGEYAEGDRFLGIKVPRLRQLAKKHAPASMAAIESLLCSPVHEARQLALFLLIGRFQKADPDGQAAIVDFYLAHTRWINNWDLVDCSAHTILGAFLLRRKRGVLYRLVQSENLWERRIAMVATWQFIRAGEIADTMELAARLLQDREDLIHKAAGWMLREAGKHDERALTAFLDTHCLQMPRTMLRYAIERLPEPRRLAFLKRKA, from the coding sequence ATGAATGCAGCGCCTAAACGCCCCCGCATCGGGGTCGGGGTCATCGTGATCCGAAACGGCCGCGTGCTTCTCGGCAAACGCAAAAACAGCCATGGTGCGGGAACATGGCAATTTCCCGGGGGTCATCTGGAGTACGGCGAATCCATTGAGGCATGCGCCCGGCGGGAGTTGCATGAGGAGACCGGCCTTTCGATCAGCCGCTTGCGAATGGGACCGTTTACCAATGATATCTTTGAAAAAGAGCAGAAACATTACGTGACCTTGTTCGTGATTGCCGAGGGCACCGAGGGCGACCCGGAAGTCAAGGAGCCGCACAAATGTGAATGTTGGGAGTGGTTCCGCTGGTCGGCCATGCCCACGCCCCACTTTCTGCCCATCACCAATCTGTTGAAGCAGAATTTCAGCATCGCGGACGCTGAGGACCCGGCCGCCGCCATCACTGCCGAGATGACCGCCATGGCCAGTGCGGACCAGGCCACGCAACTGCAGCGGTTCTTCAAGACCGGCCCGGGAGAGTATGCCGAAGGCGACCGGTTTCTGGGAATCAAGGTTCCCCGGCTGCGCCAACTGGCCAAAAAACATGCCCCCGCCAGCATGGCCGCCATAGAATCGCTGCTCTGCTCACCGGTCCACGAAGCACGCCAACTGGCCCTGTTCCTGCTGATCGGCCGTTTCCAGAAGGCCGACCCGGATGGACAGGCGGCCATTGTCGACTTCTATCTGGCGCACACCCGCTGGATCAACAACTGGGACCTGGTGGACTGCTCCGCCCACACCATCCTGGGGGCATTTCTGCTCCGCCGGAAGCGCGGGGTCCTTTATCGTCTCGTTCAATCGGAAAATTTGTGGGAACGCCGGATTGCCATGGTGGCCACCTGGCAATTCATCCGTGCCGGTGAGATTGCCGATACCATGGAACTGGCAGCACGATTGCTTCAGGATCGCGAAGACCTGATTCACAAAGCGGCCGGATGGATGTTGCGTGAAGCGGGAAAACACGATGAACGCGCTCTGACCGCCTTTCTGGACACCCACTGTCTGCAGATGCCGCGGACCATGCTGCGCTATGCCATCGAGCGCCTGCCCGAGCCCCGCCGGCTGGCGTTTCTTAAAAGGAAGGCGTAA
- a CDS encoding histidinol-phosphatase, with amino-acid sequence MIVPTPVSVHGGHSGQFCGHASDTLEAIVRTYIRKGYPWVGITEHMPPASDRFLYPEERAAGLDARALKERFADYIGTCRLLQKRYADAIRIFVGFETETTSGSIALVRELIATHSPDYVVGSVHHVDDIPFDSSQTDYDIAATQCGGLDGLYARYFDQQYEMIQALQPEVVGHLDIIRIFDPDYRSRVVKPAIWEKIMRNLELIKKLDLILDFNLRPLTKGADEPYLSTPILKAAKRLGIAVVPGDDSHGVKTIDVHMQTAIRILRLAGVSTNWRKPVGKRFPQRPNGT; translated from the coding sequence ATGATTGTCCCAACGCCGGTATCGGTTCATGGGGGTCACAGCGGCCAGTTCTGCGGACATGCCAGCGACACCCTGGAGGCGATCGTCCGCACATACATCCGGAAAGGCTACCCTTGGGTGGGGATCACCGAGCACATGCCGCCGGCCTCGGACCGATTCCTCTATCCCGAAGAACGGGCCGCCGGACTGGACGCCCGCGCACTGAAAGAACGCTTTGCCGATTATATCGGTACCTGCCGGCTGCTTCAGAAGCGCTATGCGGATGCCATCCGCATCTTCGTCGGGTTTGAAACCGAGACGACCAGTGGCAGCATTGCGCTGGTCCGGGAGTTGATTGCCACGCATTCGCCCGATTATGTGGTCGGGTCGGTCCACCATGTGGATGACATCCCCTTTGATTCAAGCCAAACCGATTACGACATCGCCGCCACTCAGTGCGGCGGCCTAGATGGCCTGTATGCCCGCTATTTCGATCAGCAGTACGAGATGATCCAGGCATTGCAGCCGGAAGTGGTGGGCCATCTTGACATTATCCGGATATTCGATCCGGATTACCGTTCCCGAGTGGTCAAACCGGCCATCTGGGAAAAAATCATGCGAAATTTAGAACTGATTAAAAAACTGGATCTGATCCTGGATTTCAACCTCCGCCCACTGACCAAGGGCGCTGATGAGCCCTATCTCTCCACTCCGATCCTAAAGGCGGCAAAACGCCTGGGCATCGCTGTCGTTCCCGGAGATGACTCCCATGGCGTGAAAACGATCGACGTCCACATGCAGACGGCCATTCGGATACTTCGCCTGGCCGGAGTGAGTACCAACTGGCGAAAACCGGTGGGCAAACGCTTTCCGCAACGGCCCAATGGAACCTGA
- a CDS encoding cold-shock protein, whose product MANGVVKWFSDKKGFGFIEQEGGQGDIFVHFSSIKAEGFKTLAEGDRVTFDVEQTDRGPAAANVVRV is encoded by the coding sequence ATGGCAAACGGTGTTGTAAAATGGTTCAGTGACAAAAAAGGGTTTGGTTTCATCGAGCAGGAAGGAGGTCAGGGCGATATCTTCGTTCATTTTTCTTCTATTAAAGCTGAGGGATTCAAAACCCTCGCGGAAGGAGATCGTGTGACCTTCGATGTGGAGCAAACCGACCGTGGTCCCGCTGCTGCCAATGTGGTAAGAGTATAA
- the gdhA gene encoding NADP-specific glutamate dehydrogenase has translation MMDILQLVKDKDPGQREFHQAVMEVMASIQPVMDRNPEYRAAKILERLVEPERVILFRVPWVDDQGQIQVNRGYRIEMNSAIGPYKGGLRFHPSVNLGILKFLAFEQVFKNALTTLPMGGGKGGSDFDPKGKSDMEVMRFCQSFMAELFRHIGPDTDVPAGDIGVGAREIGYLFGMYKKLKNEFTGVLTGKSLNWGGSLIRPEATGYGSVYFAAEMLATKGETLEGKTCLVSGSGNVAQYTLEKLLDLGARPVTCSDSSGYIFDEAGIDREKLAFIKTLKNVRRGRVKEYAEKYPSAVYTAVDLDQDGNPLWAHKADCAFPSATQNEINARDAQKLVDGGVISVCEGANMPTMPEGIDIFLEHKILYGPGKAANAGGVSVSGLEMTQNSMRLSWTREEVDNRLQMIMNSIHQTCLASAEQYGTPGNYMNGANIAGFVKVVDAMLDQGVV, from the coding sequence ATGATGGATATTTTGCAGTTGGTAAAAGATAAGGATCCCGGCCAGCGGGAGTTTCACCAGGCGGTGATGGAGGTGATGGCCTCGATCCAGCCGGTGATGGACAGGAACCCCGAGTACCGGGCGGCCAAAATCCTGGAGCGTCTGGTGGAGCCCGAGCGGGTGATCCTGTTTCGGGTGCCCTGGGTGGACGACCAGGGACAGATCCAGGTCAACCGCGGCTACCGCATCGAGATGAACAGCGCCATCGGACCCTACAAGGGCGGTTTGCGGTTTCACCCCTCGGTGAACCTGGGTATCCTGAAGTTCCTGGCCTTCGAACAGGTGTTCAAGAACGCCCTGACCACGCTTCCCATGGGCGGCGGCAAGGGGGGCAGCGATTTCGACCCCAAGGGCAAGAGCGACATGGAGGTGATGCGTTTTTGCCAGAGCTTCATGGCCGAACTGTTCCGCCATATCGGTCCGGACACGGACGTGCCGGCCGGCGACATCGGCGTTGGGGCGCGTGAGATCGGCTACCTGTTCGGCATGTACAAGAAACTGAAGAACGAGTTCACCGGCGTGCTCACCGGCAAGAGCCTGAACTGGGGCGGCAGCCTGATCCGTCCTGAGGCCACGGGTTACGGCTCGGTTTACTTTGCCGCCGAGATGCTGGCCACAAAAGGCGAGACGCTGGAGGGCAAGACCTGTCTGGTCTCCGGTTCGGGCAATGTGGCTCAATATACCCTTGAGAAGCTGCTCGACCTTGGGGCCAGGCCGGTGACCTGTTCGGATTCCTCGGGCTATATTTTCGATGAGGCGGGCATCGACCGGGAGAAGCTGGCGTTTATCAAAACCCTGAAAAACGTTCGCCGGGGCCGGGTCAAGGAATACGCCGAGAAGTATCCGTCGGCGGTCTACACGGCAGTGGACCTGGATCAGGATGGCAACCCGCTGTGGGCCCACAAGGCCGACTGCGCCTTTCCGTCGGCGACCCAGAACGAGATCAACGCGCGTGACGCCCAGAAACTCGTTGACGGTGGCGTCATCTCCGTGTGCGAGGGGGCCAACATGCCCACGATGCCTGAGGGGATTGACATCTTCCTTGAACACAAAATTCTCTACGGTCCGGGAAAGGCGGCCAATGCCGGCGGGGTGTCCGTGTCGGGGCTGGAGATGACTCAGAACAGCATGCGCCTTTCCTGGACGCGTGAGGAAGTGGACAACCGGCTGCAAATGATCATGAATAGCATTCACCAGACCTGCCTTGCCTCCGCCGAGCAGTACGGCACGCCGGGAAATTACATGAACGGAGCCAACATCGCCGGCTTCGTCAAGGTGGTCGACGCCATGCTCGATCAAGGGGTGGTGTAG